Proteins encoded within one genomic window of candidate division WOR-3 bacterium:
- a CDS encoding DUF5668 domain-containing protein produces MELISILLILVIVAFFVLIMASTKIRGGLKWGIFFIALGLLIWLENMNLLPFINWSRDWPWILVFLGLLFLLRPFFRKSRRDIRKKVENVLKDLEAGKITPEEAEKKIKRLK; encoded by the coding sequence ATGGAACTTATCAGCATTCTTTTGATTTTAGTGATTGTGGCCTTTTTTGTTCTAATAATGGCTTCAACAAAGATCCGTGGTGGACTTAAATGGGGAATCTTCTTTATCGCGTTGGGGCTATTGATCTGGCTCGAGAATATGAACCTCCTACCTTTTATAAACTGGAGCAGGGATTGGCCCTGGATTCTCGTTTTTCTCGGACTCCTCTTTCTCCTTCGCCCTTTCTTCAGGAAGTCTCGCAGGGACATAAGGAAGAAGGTCGAGAACGTGCTTAAAGACCTCGAGGCTGGAAAAATAACTCCTGAAGAAGCAGAAAAGAAAATAAAGAGACTGAAATAA
- the cas2 gene encoding CRISPR-associated endonuclease Cas2, protein MNVILVYDVNVKRVAKVLKTCRKYLYWVQNSVFEGEISPAKLEKLKMELSKIIEPEEDSVIIYTFRSSWYTNREIIGLKKGGDEVFL, encoded by the coding sequence ATGAATGTGATATTAGTTTACGACGTAAACGTTAAAAGGGTTGCTAAGGTACTCAAAACCTGCCGTAAATACCTCTACTGGGTTCAAAATTCTGTTTTTGAAGGAGAAATATCTCCAGCTAAACTCGAAAAATTAAAAATGGAATTATCAAAGATTATTGAACCAGAAGAGGACTCAGTCATCATTTATACCTTTAGGAGCTCATGGTATACCAATCGAGAAATAATTGGACTAAAGAAAGGCGGTGATGAGGTCTTTCTATAG
- the cas1b gene encoding type I-B CRISPR-associated endonuclease Cas1b gives MKRTLYIFSDGEIKRKGNTIYFESSEGKKYVPIENTQEILIFGEVSLNKRLLEFLNENEIVVHFFNYYGFYIGSFYPREHLNSGYMILKQAEHYLDTTKRLRLAKKFVWGAVKNIIKVLEYYIARGKPLHEIVERIANLEPSISIANSVENLMAIEGNIRDHYYDSFNIIIENENFTFEGRTRKPPKNMINALISFSNSLVYVVCLSEIYHTHLDPRIGFLHSTNMRRFTLNLDVAEIFKPIIGDRLIFSVINKGIIKPSHFEEKLNGIVLNEKGKQLFVQEFDERLKTTIKHRKLGRHVSYRELIRLELYKLQKHLIGEEEYTPFVAWW, from the coding sequence ATGAAACGTACACTTTACATTTTTTCAGACGGTGAAATAAAGAGAAAGGGAAACACCATATACTTCGAATCTTCAGAAGGTAAGAAATATGTTCCGATAGAAAACACGCAGGAAATCTTAATCTTTGGGGAAGTCTCCTTAAATAAACGCCTTTTAGAATTTCTAAATGAAAACGAAATAGTCGTGCACTTCTTCAACTATTATGGATTTTACATCGGTTCCTTTTACCCGAGAGAACACCTAAATTCAGGCTATATGATTTTAAAACAAGCTGAGCATTATCTTGATACTACCAAAAGGCTCAGGCTCGCAAAAAAATTCGTTTGGGGCGCTGTTAAGAACATAATTAAAGTTCTTGAGTATTATATTGCCCGCGGAAAACCGCTACATGAGATCGTTGAAAGAATAGCCAACCTGGAACCAAGCATTAGTATAGCTAATTCCGTAGAAAACCTAATGGCAATAGAAGGAAACATCCGTGATCACTATTATGATTCCTTCAACATAATAATTGAAAACGAAAACTTCACTTTTGAGGGGAGAACCAGGAAGCCGCCAAAAAATATGATCAATGCTCTCATCAGTTTTTCCAATTCGCTTGTTTATGTAGTCTGTTTAAGCGAAATCTATCACACCCATCTTGATCCCCGCATCGGTTTTCTCCATTCAACCAACATGAGGAGATTCACCCTCAATCTTGATGTTGCAGAAATTTTCAAACCCATAATTGGAGACAGGCTCATATTCAGCGTTATAAACAAAGGAATCATTAAACCATCTCATTTCGAGGAAAAATTAAACGGAATTGTATTAAATGAAAAAGGCAAACAACTTTTCGTTCAAGAATTCGATGAACGACTCAAAACGACTATCAAACACAGGAAGTTAGGAAGGCATGTAAGTTACAGAGAACTCATTCGACTCGAGTTATACAAACTACAAAAACACCTTATTGGAGAAGAAGAATACACACCTTTTGTCGCCTGGTGGTGA
- a CDS encoding DUF2089 domain-containing protein has translation MAKLPTRCPGCGAKLVIKTLECPSCKAKVEGNFEIPMFCDLEDRDLEMLYLFLKTRGNLSEVAKILKISYPTARQRFEEFLRKIGIEPAFPKDKITEILEQLERGEITPEEAEKRIRSLK, from the coding sequence ATGGCAAAACTACCAACAAGATGTCCCGGATGCGGGGCAAAACTGGTAATAAAGACCCTTGAATGTCCTTCCTGCAAAGCTAAAGTTGAAGGAAACTTCGAAATCCCGATGTTCTGCGACCTTGAGGACAGGGACCTCGAAATGCTCTATCTGTTCTTGAAAACCCGTGGTAACCTTTCAGAAGTTGCAAAGATTCTTAAAATCTCCTATCCAACAGCGCGGCAGAGGTTTGAAGAATTTTTGAGAAAAATTGGAATAGAACCTGCCTTCCCCAAGGACAAAATAACAGAAATCTTAGAGCAACTCGAGCGTGGAGAGATCACACCAGAAGAAGCCGAGAAAAGAATTAGGTCTCTGAAATAA
- a CDS encoding PadR family transcriptional regulator: MKRRCCITKFEVGYAGLQPSYILQGLILKLLSQKPLHGYEILTKIEERFPNIPAFRELVENGLGYRILRSLEAIGFITSEWEVSEGPARRVYKITEKGLEALNTFAKELDALKNAIDSFKNFLSEEV, translated from the coding sequence ATGAAAAGACGCTGTTGCATAACGAAATTCGAGGTAGGATATGCCGGTTTACAACCCAGCTATATCTTGCAGGGGCTTATTTTGAAACTCTTATCCCAAAAACCGCTCCACGGTTACGAAATTTTAACAAAGATAGAAGAACGTTTCCCCAATATACCCGCCTTTAGAGAGCTCGTAGAAAACGGCCTCGGTTACAGAATTCTTAGAAGCTTAGAAGCAATAGGATTTATTACCTCGGAGTGGGAAGTCTCTGAAGGTCCCGCAAGAAGAGTATACAAAATAACTGAAAAAGGTCTTGAAGCGCTTAACACTTTCGCAAAAGAGCTGGATGCCTTGAAAAATGCAATTGATTCATTTAAAAATTTTTTAAGCGAGGAGGTGTAA
- a CDS encoding PaREP1 family protein, with amino-acid sequence MSKDFLLQRLKEEEAQLEDYLLAGNARWACEKIYVIVSTAIKILAEIKGLPEYEEAKKVKFWSVYHLNASAYRLSHDPLYKIDESIEDIWAKAWKLHSEGFEQNYITIKEARDLSSIARKMLEILEREIKAQE; translated from the coding sequence ATGTCCAAAGATTTCCTTCTCCAACGGCTTAAAGAGGAAGAGGCACAATTAGAAGACTACCTTTTGGCGGGAAATGCCCGTTGGGCGTGTGAAAAGATTTATGTTATCGTTTCCACGGCCATCAAAATTCTTGCAGAGATTAAAGGCTTACCTGAATATGAAGAGGCCAAAAAGGTTAAATTCTGGAGTGTTTATCACTTAAACGCCTCCGCCTATAGGCTCTCTCACGATCCACTTTACAAAATCGACGAATCAATAGAAGATATATGGGCAAAAGCCTGGAAACTTCATAGTGAGGGTTTCGAGCAAAATTATATAACAATCAAAGAAGCAAGGGATCTTAGTTCCATTGCAAGAAAAATGCTGGAAATTCTGGAAAGAGAAATAAAGGCACAGGAATAA
- the cas4 gene encoding CRISPR-associated protein Cas4, translating to MITGTLIWYYYICPREVWLMSRQLTPWEENPFIELGRLISQESYERDTKEVQIENIVIDIVKTQDEEVIIGEVKKSSRFIKSATMQLAFYLLKLKEYGINAKGILLFPKEKRRIPLSLTKEMEEKLNLAIDRINQIIKSETPPPATKNRFCAKCGYREFCWA from the coding sequence ATGATCACCGGAACACTAATCTGGTACTATTACATCTGTCCAAGAGAGGTGTGGCTTATGTCGAGACAGTTGACACCCTGGGAAGAAAATCCATTCATCGAGCTCGGACGTCTTATCTCTCAAGAATCTTATGAAAGGGACACAAAGGAAGTTCAAATAGAAAATATCGTAATTGACATTGTTAAAACGCAAGATGAAGAAGTTATTATTGGCGAAGTGAAGAAGAGTTCTCGATTTATTAAAAGTGCAACAATGCAATTAGCTTTTTACTTGCTCAAATTAAAAGAATATGGCATAAATGCAAAAGGCATCCTACTCTTTCCAAAGGAAAAAAGAAGAATTCCCCTATCTCTAACGAAAGAAATGGAAGAGAAGTTAAATCTGGCCATAGATAGAATAAACCAAATCATCAAAAGTGAAACACCTCCACCTGCAACAAAAAACAGATTCTGTGCAAAATGCGGTTATAGAGAATTCTGCTGGGCATGA
- a CDS encoding NifB/NifX family molybdenum-iron cluster-binding protein, producing MKICFTSDENRGLESTMSYHFGHCPYFVIVDVEGNVVKNVETIPNPYAESHNPGDLPRFIKEKGVNVIITGGMGPRAQAFFEDYGITPVIGAYGRVKDVLEEYLHGEVRFAAIEEEHTHHEHNFESETGDLAEEVERMKKDIAALRKEIADLKSLLIEIKKMIS from the coding sequence ATGAAAATATGTTTCACAAGCGATGAAAATAGGGGACTTGAAAGTACAATGAGTTATCACTTCGGACATTGCCCGTACTTCGTGATCGTTGATGTTGAAGGTAATGTCGTAAAGAACGTAGAAACTATCCCCAATCCTTATGCAGAATCACACAATCCAGGTGACTTACCACGGTTTATAAAAGAAAAGGGGGTAAATGTAATTATCACGGGCGGTATGGGACCGAGAGCTCAGGCATTTTTCGAAGACTATGGAATCACTCCCGTCATCGGTGCATATGGAAGGGTAAAGGATGTATTGGAAGAATATCTTCATGGAGAGGTTAGATTTGCAGCCATTGAAGAAGAACACACCCACCATGAGCATAATTTCGAGAGCGAAACGGGAGACTTAGCAGAAGAAGTTGAAAGGATGAAAAAGGACATAGCAGCATTGCGAAAGGAAATTGCTGACTTGAAATCCTTATTGATAGAGATAAAAAAGATGATAAGTTAA
- the mgtA gene encoding magnesium-translocating P-type ATPase translates to MANENLENFWSLKVEDVIRILKTSDNGLTSKEAQSRLRIYGPNALKAKKQLNAYKLFLSQFKSPIILLLIIATLLSLFLGDWVDAVIIFSIILISGVLGFWQEYSASNAINKLLSIVQIKAEVLRDGVKIEIPVEEIVPGDIVILNAGDIVPADGIVIESKDLFVNEAVLTGETFPVEKEKGISPEEAPINQRKNALWMGTSVVSGTGKELVVRTGKNTEFGKISEHLQFRAPETEFERGVRHFGYFLMEVTLILVIIIFFVNVVLKKPILDSFLFSLALAVGLTPQLLPAIISVNLSHGARRMAQLKTIVKRLSSLENFGSMNILCSDKTGTLTQGVVSLQSALDLSEEFNEKVLLYAYLNSYFETGYSNPIDEAIRRDHKYDVSGYTKLDEIPYDFVRKRLSIVVKWRVENLMITKGALSNVLEICTFVELGDSKIVKLDSVKEKIEEIYEKHSKKGFHVLGIAYKNVERVPVDKEDENEMIFLGFLVFDDPPKPGISETIQNLNNLGIKLKILTGDSKIVAASLAERIGLLQRNILTGPELKKLSDEALLKSVMDTDIFAEIEPNQKERIILALRKRGNVVGYIGDGINDAPALHAADVGISVDNATDIAKDAADIVLMEKDLDVLIEAVKEGRKTFVNTLKYVFMATSANFGNMFSMAGISLLIPFLPLLPKQILLTNLLTDLPEMTIATDNVDDELVKYPHRWDIKLIRKFMVIFGPLSSVFDYLTFGLLLLIYHANEVLFRTGWFIESVASASMVVLVVRSRRSLFKSEPGKYLLLATLSVGAFTFLFPFTPLAKIFGFAPLPIHLFLAILLVVILYIVTAEIAKKVFYKKANF, encoded by the coding sequence ATGGCAAATGAAAATCTCGAGAATTTCTGGAGTTTAAAGGTCGAAGACGTAATAAGAATTTTAAAAACCTCAGATAATGGGTTAACAAGCAAGGAGGCCCAGAGCAGACTACGTATATATGGACCCAATGCCCTCAAAGCAAAGAAACAATTAAACGCTTATAAACTCTTTCTATCACAATTTAAAAGCCCTATTATCCTCCTTTTAATAATCGCAACTTTGCTTTCCCTCTTCTTGGGAGATTGGGTTGATGCAGTCATTATTTTCTCGATAATCCTGATAAGTGGAGTACTTGGATTCTGGCAAGAATACAGCGCATCAAATGCCATTAACAAACTCCTTTCCATCGTGCAAATCAAAGCAGAAGTTTTAAGAGACGGCGTAAAAATTGAAATTCCAGTGGAAGAAATAGTTCCTGGAGACATCGTAATCCTCAATGCAGGTGACATCGTGCCCGCTGATGGAATAGTTATTGAATCAAAAGACCTCTTTGTGAATGAAGCAGTGCTCACGGGAGAAACTTTTCCAGTAGAAAAAGAAAAAGGAATTTCACCAGAAGAAGCCCCAATCAATCAAAGAAAAAACGCGCTGTGGATGGGCACAAGCGTTGTTAGTGGAACAGGAAAAGAACTGGTTGTAAGGACAGGGAAAAACACGGAATTCGGCAAAATTTCAGAGCATTTGCAGTTCAGAGCACCTGAGACAGAATTTGAACGGGGAGTTCGACACTTTGGCTACTTCTTGATGGAGGTAACTCTAATCCTCGTAATTATAATTTTCTTCGTAAATGTCGTTTTAAAGAAACCTATTCTGGATTCCTTTCTCTTTTCGTTAGCCCTCGCCGTTGGACTTACACCTCAATTGTTGCCAGCAATTATAAGCGTAAATCTCTCTCATGGTGCAAGAAGAATGGCACAACTGAAAACCATAGTTAAAAGGCTTTCTTCTTTAGAAAACTTTGGAAGCATGAATATTCTCTGCTCTGACAAAACCGGAACCCTAACTCAAGGGGTAGTTAGCCTGCAGTCAGCCCTTGACCTAAGCGAAGAATTTAATGAAAAAGTTTTGCTTTATGCTTATCTCAACTCGTACTTCGAAACAGGATACTCTAACCCTATTGATGAGGCAATCCGCAGGGACCACAAATACGATGTGTCAGGCTACACAAAATTAGATGAAATTCCCTACGATTTTGTGAGAAAACGATTGAGTATCGTTGTTAAGTGGAGGGTAGAAAATTTAATGATAACCAAAGGCGCCTTGAGTAATGTTTTAGAAATCTGCACCTTCGTAGAGCTTGGAGATAGCAAAATTGTAAAATTAGATTCTGTAAAAGAAAAAATTGAAGAAATTTACGAAAAACATAGCAAAAAAGGCTTCCACGTTTTGGGAATCGCTTACAAGAATGTAGAAAGAGTCCCCGTTGACAAAGAGGATGAAAACGAAATGATATTTTTGGGTTTCCTCGTATTTGATGATCCTCCTAAACCCGGAATCTCCGAAACAATCCAAAATCTGAATAACTTAGGGATAAAACTCAAAATCCTCACCGGTGATAGTAAGATTGTTGCTGCTTCCCTTGCTGAACGAATAGGACTCCTCCAGAGGAATATTCTTACAGGCCCGGAATTAAAAAAGCTGAGTGATGAAGCCCTTCTTAAAAGCGTTATGGATACTGACATCTTTGCAGAAATTGAGCCCAACCAAAAGGAACGCATAATCCTCGCACTTCGTAAAAGAGGCAATGTAGTAGGATACATAGGAGATGGAATAAATGATGCCCCAGCACTTCACGCCGCCGATGTGGGAATATCCGTTGATAATGCCACGGACATCGCCAAAGATGCTGCAGACATCGTATTAATGGAAAAAGACCTGGATGTTCTTATTGAAGCCGTGAAAGAAGGAAGAAAGACCTTTGTAAACACGCTCAAATACGTTTTTATGGCAACCAGTGCAAACTTCGGAAATATGTTCAGTATGGCCGGCATATCCCTCCTCATTCCATTCCTTCCCCTTCTGCCAAAACAAATATTACTTACGAACCTTCTAACAGACCTGCCTGAAATGACAATAGCTACAGATAATGTTGATGATGAACTTGTAAAGTATCCTCACCGTTGGGACATTAAATTGATACGCAAATTTATGGTAATTTTTGGACCACTAAGCTCTGTTTTCGACTATCTGACCTTTGGACTTCTATTATTAATTTACCATGCAAATGAAGTCCTGTTCAGGACTGGATGGTTTATTGAGTCCGTTGCTTCAGCCTCAATGGTGGTTCTGGTGGTAAGGAGCAGGCGATCCTTATTCAAAAGTGAACCTGGAAAATACCTATTACTGGCAACTCTTTCCGTAGGGGCCTTCACTTTCCTGTTTCCTTTTACTCCCCTTGCAAAAATCTTTGGATTTGCACCCCTGCCCATTCACTTATTTTTAGCTATTTTGCTCGTTGTAATCCTCTACATCGTAACCGCCGAAATTGCGAAAAAAGTCTTCTACAAAAAGGCAAATTTCTGA
- a CDS encoding LapA family protein, with amino-acid sequence MVSGGILLIIIGLLIWLNKMGIYHWVWRRDWPLILVILGILSLVSYLEGKDRFHIRYRRESRKLDEKEEE; translated from the coding sequence ATGGTGAGTGGTGGCATTCTACTTATAATCATTGGGCTACTTATATGGCTCAATAAAATGGGCATATATCACTGGGTGTGGCGGAGGGACTGGCCCCTTATCCTCGTAATCCTTGGAATTTTATCTTTAGTATCGTATTTAGAGGGAAAAGACAGATTTCACATACGATACAGGAGAGAAAGTCGTAAACTGGACGAGAAGGAGGAAGAATAA
- a CDS encoding DUF5320 domain-containing protein, with protein sequence MCRRGRCHNSMEFGPGWAMRVGYPEPCPPYRPCWGEEGRHPKFRHPHGWCWDNFKNEKEFLLQEKEAIEKYLEALKKRLEELENEESHD encoded by the coding sequence ATGTGCAGAAGAGGCAGATGTCACAATAGTATGGAATTTGGCCCTGGATGGGCCATGAGAGTTGGATATCCTGAACCTTGCCCGCCTTACAGACCTTGTTGGGGGGAAGAAGGAAGGCACCCAAAATTCCGGCATCCTCACGGCTGGTGCTGGGACAACTTTAAGAATGAGAAAGAATTTCTCTTGCAAGAGAAAGAGGCAATAGAAAAATATCTTGAAGCACTCAAAAAGAGGCTTGAAGAGTTAGAAAATGAAGAAAGCCATGATTAA